AAACCCGCATTGGTGAACTGGCTGCAGAAACGATCCCACCAGACAGCTGCATCTATCTGGATGCAGGCACTACAACGCTGGCGCTGGCTAAGCAAATCGGCGATCGCAGCGATCTGACCGTGGTGACCAACGACTTTGTTATTGCCAGCTACCTGATTGAGTTTGGCCGCTGCGCCATTATTCACACCGGCGGCACGGTTTGCCGTGAAAACCGCTCATGCGTAGGGGAAGCCGCAGCCCATGCTTTGCGCAACCTGCTTATCGACATTGCGTTTATTTCTGCATCCTCGTGGAGCATGCGTGGGCTATCGACCCCGAGCGAAAACAAAGTGGTCGTAAAAAGGGCTATTGTTGACGCCAGCCACCGCTGCATCCTGCTGTGTGATACGTCCAAGTACGGCAAAATCGCCACCTATATGGCGCTGCCCATGTCGGTATTCGATACGGTGATTACGGATGATGCGCTGCCGGATACGGCAAAAGAGGCCATTCGTCTGGCAGACATTACGCTACTGTTGGCAAAGGTAGAGTCGTAAAAAAAAGCCTGTCGCTATTTTCGACAGGCTTTTTTATCTTCTTATAAAAGAAAAAAGCAGAAAGATTACTTCAGCAGTTCCAGCGTGGCATCGTTGAAGTAGTCAACCTGTACTGTGTAGTCCTGACCCAGCAGCTGACCGCGGCCGTACCAGTTAATGCCACCAAGCTGCAGAGACAGCCCCTGAACGTCATAGTTAAACAGGTAACCGGTTGAGCTGACGAAGGTGAACTGGTTGTTCTGCATTTGCAGCAGGTTGAACTGAAGCCCTTTCTGGAAGTGCGACTGCACGCGACCCAGATAGGCAGGAGCCAGCTTGCTGAACAGGCTCACGGCCTCAGCGCGGTAGGCTTCTACAGTCAGACCTTTCGGCAGTTCACGAGCAACAAGGGCAAAAATGTCGGCGTTAGCCAAAGCAATCGCCAGCTTGGTCGTCAGGGACGCAGTCAGTCTTTCCTGATTAACAGAAAACTCTGGCTGCTTATTCTTATTCGCCTGTGCCTTTTTTACCGGCTCAAGGAATTCACCCAGATTGGGCTGAATCAGCACGGTTGTTGCAATGTAGGCTGCTGCAGCCGTGTCCTGCTCAGGGCGACGTTCGCCAATGAAAAGCGCAAATTCATTGCTTTCCGTGGCTTCAATCTTGTTGGCCTTCAGGTATTCGGCAACATCTTCCGGTGTCTTCTCACCGCGAACCAGTTCACACAGCA
This DNA window, taken from Leminorella richardii, encodes the following:
- the ygbI gene encoding DNA-binding transcriptional repressor YgbI, producing MIPVERHQQILELVAERGVVSIAELTERLGVSHMTIRRDLHKLEQQGTVIPVSGGVQAPERLVSEPSHMDKEAMFSLQKTRIGELAAETIPPDSCIYLDAGTTTLALAKQIGDRSDLTVVTNDFVIASYLIEFGRCAIIHTGGTVCRENRSCVGEAAAHALRNLLIDIAFISASSWSMRGLSTPSENKVVVKRAIVDASHRCILLCDTSKYGKIATYMALPMSVFDTVITDDALPDTAKEAIRLADITLLLAKVES